One region of Sulfuriroseicoccus oceanibius genomic DNA includes:
- a CDS encoding aldehyde dehydrogenase family protein: protein MRTIDQDTLRGVVEDVIARLGVIEGQAPSAPAPAASAPAQASAEKPCAKAPGVGGTYGVFKHVCQASEAAHQAFLQLKELGVEGRAKVIEIVKRVCLTNAEAWGRFELNETKIGRLDHKIEKLQIIDKVPGVEWLRPDAMSGDYGIMLEEYAPFGVIGAILPVTHSVPTLTGNVINMVAAGNAVVFNPHPGGAKSAAMAVRAYNQAIEKELGISHLICTIEEPTIETFDKICNNPHIALLAITGGPAVVEAAMKSGKRSICAGPGNPVVVVDETANLDKAAECIIAGAAYDNNLLCIGEKAVFVVDSVFEAFLQQMERAGAVRLNGAQLEKLGDVAFSTVDGGGGCAQKVLNRDLIGADAAVLAKHAGVTVPSKTELLFAEAPLEHPFVQKEQMMPMLPVVRVPDFETGVAQAKETEHGYRHSAIIHSTNVDRMTYMARALDTTIFIKNGSCVAGLGLGGEGYLSYSIATTTGEGITTPKTFTRTRRCVMVENLRIV from the coding sequence ATGAGAACAATCGATCAAGACACATTGCGCGGGGTGGTGGAAGACGTGATCGCCCGCCTGGGAGTCATCGAAGGGCAGGCACCAAGCGCACCTGCGCCTGCGGCATCAGCGCCAGCGCAAGCGTCGGCGGAGAAGCCCTGCGCCAAGGCACCGGGTGTGGGGGGCACGTATGGTGTGTTCAAGCACGTGTGTCAGGCGTCGGAGGCGGCGCATCAGGCGTTTCTCCAGCTCAAGGAGCTTGGGGTGGAGGGGCGTGCCAAAGTGATTGAGATCGTCAAACGCGTTTGTTTGACCAACGCCGAAGCGTGGGGACGGTTTGAATTGAACGAGACGAAGATCGGCCGCCTCGACCACAAGATCGAGAAGTTGCAGATTATCGACAAGGTGCCGGGGGTCGAGTGGCTGCGGCCGGATGCGATGAGCGGCGACTATGGGATCATGCTCGAGGAGTACGCGCCTTTTGGTGTGATCGGGGCGATCCTGCCGGTCACCCATTCGGTGCCGACCTTGACCGGCAATGTGATCAACATGGTGGCAGCTGGCAATGCGGTGGTTTTCAACCCGCATCCAGGCGGAGCCAAGAGCGCGGCAATGGCGGTGCGCGCCTACAACCAGGCGATCGAAAAGGAGCTCGGGATCTCGCATCTGATCTGCACGATCGAGGAGCCTACCATCGAAACGTTCGATAAAATTTGTAACAACCCACACATCGCGCTGCTGGCCATCACCGGTGGCCCTGCCGTGGTAGAAGCTGCGATGAAGTCGGGCAAGCGCTCGATCTGCGCCGGTCCCGGCAATCCGGTGGTGGTGGTGGATGAAACCGCCAACCTCGATAAGGCAGCGGAATGCATCATCGCTGGTGCTGCCTACGATAACAATTTGCTCTGCATCGGTGAGAAGGCCGTGTTTGTGGTGGACTCCGTATTTGAGGCGTTCCTGCAGCAGATGGAGCGAGCCGGCGCCGTGCGCTTGAACGGAGCACAGCTCGAGAAGCTCGGTGATGTGGCGTTTTCAACCGTCGACGGCGGCGGTGGGTGTGCGCAGAAGGTACTCAACCGCGACCTGATCGGTGCGGATGCGGCGGTGCTGGCGAAGCACGCGGGCGTCACGGTTCCATCCAAGACAGAGCTGCTTTTTGCCGAGGCTCCGCTCGAGCATCCGTTTGTGCAAAAAGAGCAAATGATGCCGATGCTGCCAGTGGTGCGCGTTCCTGACTTTGAGACCGGGGTGGCGCAGGCCAAGGAGACCGAGCACGGCTACCGCCATTCGGCGATCATTCACTCGACCAATGTCGACCGCATGACCTACATGGCGCGAGCTTTGGATACCACGATCTTCATCAAAAATGGCTCGTGCGTGGCGGGGCTCGGATTGGGCGGCGAAGGCTACCTGAGTTACTCGATCGCCACGACCACGGGGGAAGGGATCACCACACCGAAGACATTCACCCGCACACGCCGCTGCGTCATGGTCGAGAACCTGCGCATCGTGTGA